In Lotus japonicus ecotype B-129 chromosome 5, LjGifu_v1.2, one genomic interval encodes:
- the LOC130718849 gene encoding thioredoxin-like protein CDSP32, chloroplastic, translated as MATITTSNFICKPPLSPSTHRKLLLRSSSLSITSTLTKNKTPIQLRASHSHITKATAASSGTKKAERDERVQRVHSIEEFDSALLSAKDKLVVVEYALSDSSESSEIYPFLVELSRTCNDVEFLLVMGDESDKTKELCKREKVDKVPHFTFYKSREKIHEEDAIGPDMLVGDVLYYGDSHSAVVQLHSREDVEKLIEDHKVDSKLVVLDVGLKHCGPCVKVYPTVIKLSRSMADTVVFARMNGDENDSCMQFLRDMEVVQVPTFLFIRDGQIRGRYVGSGKGELIGEILRYQGVRVTY; from the coding sequence ATGGCCACAATCACCACCAGCAATTTCATATGCAAACCCCCTCTCTCTCCTTCCACTCACCGCAAACTCCTTCTTCGCTCCAGTTCCTTATCTATCACTTCTACTCTCACCAAAAATAAAACCCCAATTCAACTCAGAGCATCTCACTCTCACATCACAAAAGCCACAGCAGCTTCTTCCGGCACCAAGAAAgcagaaagagatgaaagagTCCAGCGAGTCCACAGCATTGAAGAGTTCGACTCTGCGCTCCTATCCGCCAAAGACAAGCTCGTAGTGGTGGAGTACGCCCTCAGCGACAGTTCCGAGAGCAGCGAAATCTACCCTTTCTTGGTGGAGCTCAGCCGCACCTGCAACGACGTCGAGTTCCTTCTCGTAATGGGCGACGAGTCAGACAAGACAAAAGAGCTCTGTAAAAGAGAGAAAGTGGACAAGGTTCCCCACTTCACCTTCTACAAGAGCAGGGAGAAGATTCATGAAGAGGATGCGATCGGCCCTGACATGCTCGTCGGAGATGTTCTGTACTACGGTGACAGCCACTCTGCGGTGGTGCAGCTGCACAGCAGGGAGGATGTGGAGAAGCTGATTGAGGACCATAAGGTTGACAGCAAGCTCGTGGTGCTCGATGTGGGACTAAAGCACTGTGGCCCCTGCGTTAAGGTTTACCCTACGGTGATTAAGCTGTCGAGGTCGATGGCGGACACGGTGGTGTTTGCGCGGATGAACGGGGATGAGAACGACAGCTGTATGCAATTCTTGAGGGACatggaggtggtgcaggtgccAACGTTTTTGTTCATCAGAGATGGTCAGATTCGAGGGAGGTATGTGGGTTCTGGGAAAGGAGAGCTCATTGGGGAAATTCTCAGGTACCAAGGGGTGCGTGTCACTTATTAG
- the LOC130717329 gene encoding calcium-dependent protein kinase 29-like: MGLGLFKALFCCSTSQEIEIVSSDSSPPRKQSRKTQQQMPSPSSPSRPRYVSQPSQVGPILGKPFVVITQLYEMKKELGRGQSGVTYLCVDKTTRKEYACKSIARAKLLSQQEIEDVRREVMILQHLSGQPNIVEFRGAYEDRQNVHLVMELCSGGELFDRIIEKGNYSEREAATVMRQIVNVVHICNFMGVMHRDLKPENFLLATKDENAAVKATDFGLSLFIEEDYQKSY; this comes from the exons aTGGGATTGGGGTTGTTCAAGGCGTTATTTTGCTGTAGCACGTCTCAAGAAATTGAAATTGTGTCCTCAGATTCGTCTCCTCCTCGGAAACAATCTAGGAAAACCCAACAACAAATGCCAAGTCCATCATCTCCTTCTCGTCCCAGATATGTGTCCCAACCTTCACAAGTTGGACCAATTCTAGGGAAACCGTTCGTTGTGATAACTCAGTTGTATGAAATGAAGAAAGAACTTGGGAGAGGTCAATCTGGTGTCACATATCTATGTGTCGATAAGACCACGAGGAAAGAGTATGCATGCAAGTCCATTGCGAGGGCAAAACTTCTGAGCCAGCAAGAGATTGAGGATGTTAGAAGAGAGGTCATGATTCTTCAGCACCTTTCAGGGCAACCAAACATAGTGGAATTCAG GGGAGCTTATGAGGACAGGCAGAACGTGCACCTTGTGATGGAGTTGTGCAGCGGGGGTGAACTGTTTGATCGGATCATTGAGAAAGGGAACTACTCGGAGCGTGAAGCAGCAACAGTGATGAGGCAGATAGTGAATGTGGTTCACATATGCAATTTCATGGGTGTGATGCATAGAGACCTGAAGCCAGAGAATTTCTTGTTGGCCACCAAGGACGAGAATGCTGCAGTCAAAGCTACTGATTTTGGACTATCTCTTTTCATTGAAGAAG ATTACCAGAAGTCATATTAA
- the LOC130717485 gene encoding uncharacterized protein LOC130717485 produces the protein MRGKVEKWRSIWSQIDGKARQQGCRLLHEGPDTMEELLDRHLVKKKQQKDDSDDDELLNQRRLTSTRREALSLYRDVLRASRFFTWPDSNGVLWRDVLRESARKEFESARFETDPEVVTRLLIGGNEAVQSAVDKLVEKQKQQTLKDRGGADPHQR, from the coding sequence ATGAGGGGGAAGGTAGAAAAATGGCGAAGCATTTGGAGTCAGATTGATGGAAAAGCAAGACAACAGGGTTGCCGATTGTTACATGAGGGTCCAGACACCATGGAAGAGCTTCTAGATAGGCATCTCGTCAAGAAGAAGCAGCAGAAGGATGACTCTGACGACGACGAGTTGCTGAATCAACGGCGGCTCACCAGCACTCGCCGGGAAGCGCTGAGTCTCTATCGTGACGTTCTCCGGGCATCTCGCTTCTTCACGTGGCCCGATTCCAACGGCGTCCTCTGGCGCGACGTCCTCCGTGAGAGCGCGCGGAAAGAGTTCGAATCGGCCCGCTTCGAGACCGACCCGGAAGTGGTGACCCGTTTGCTAATCGGAGGCAACGAGGCGGTGCAATCCGCTGTCGATAAGCTCGTCGAGAAGCAGAAACAACAGACTCTGAAGGATCGTGGCGGTGCAGATCCTCATCAACGCTGA
- the LOC130717484 gene encoding calcium-dependent protein kinase 29-like has protein sequence MGHCFSKSHDHDNRVPISYEYDSPPPHHHHQLPQRTQQQQPRPQPQPQPRYRATNSDPTSSFASSSLSSSEKPILDKPYIDVNSLYTFGKELGRGQFGVTYLCVEKSTGRKFACKSIPKRKLTRKKEIQDVKREIMILQHLTGQPNIVEFKGAYEDRQSVHLVMELCYGGELFDRITAKGSYSEREAASTFRQIVNVVHACHFMGVMHRDLKPENFLMVSKDDKAPLKATDFGLSVFIEEGKVYREIVGSPYYVAPEVLKRNYGKEIDVWSAGIILYILLSGVPPFWAETEKGIFEAILEAKLDLESAPWPSISAVAKDLIRKMLTYDPKKRISASEALEHPWMKEGGEASDKPLDNAVLIRMKQFRAMNKMKKLALKVIAENLSEEEIKGLKQMFNNMDTDRSGTITYEELKSGLSKLGSKLSESEIKQLMDAADVDKSGTIDYHEFITATINRHKLEKEENLFKAFQYFDKDNSGYITRDELRHALTEYHLGDEAAIDEVIDDVDTDNDGRINYQEFVAMMRKGTLDHDEKEKPR, from the exons ATGGGACACTGCTTCAGCAAATCCCACGACCACGACAACAGAGTACCTATCTCCTATGAATATGATTCcccaccacctcaccaccaccaccaactgcCACAAAGaacccaacaacaacaacctcgacctcaacctcaacctcaacctcGTTACCGTGCTACAAACTCAGACCCAActtcatcatttgcttcatcatcattatcatctaGTGAAAAACCAATACTAGACAAACCATACATTGACGTGAACTCTCTCTACACTTTTGGCAAGGAACTTGGAAGGGGACAATTTGGTGTCACTTATCTCTGCGTCGAGAAATCCACTGGACGCAAATTTGCTTGTAAATCCATTCCCAAGCGAAAGCTAACTAGAAAGAAGGAGATTCAGGATGTTAAGAGGGAAATCATGATCCTGCAGCATCTAACAGGACAACCCAACATCGTTGAGTTCAAGGGTGCTTATGAGGACCGGCAGAGCGTGCATTTGGTGATGGAGTTGTGTTATGGTGGTGAGCTTTTTGATAGGATCACCGCAAAGGGTAGTTACTCTGAGCGTGAAGCTGCTTCCACATTCAGGCAAATTGTGAATGTGGTTCATGCTTGTCATTTTATGGGGGTGATGCATAGGGACCTCAAGCCAGAGAATTTCTTGATGGTTAGTAAGGATGATAAGGCACCTTTGAAAGCCACCGATTTTGGATTGTCCGTCTTCATTGAAGAAG GTAAAGTGTATAGAGAAATTGTGGGAAGTCCATACTATGTGGCTCCAGAGGTGTTAAAACGGAACTATGGAAAGGAGATAGATGTGTGGAGCGCAGGAATCATTTTATACATCCTCCTCAGTGGGGTGCCTCCATTTTGGGCTG AAACCGAAAAAGGCATATTTGAAGCTATTTTGGAAGCTAAGCTTGATCTGGAGAGCGCACCATGGCCTTCTATTTCAGCTGTTGCAAAAGATTTGATCAGAAAAATGTTGACTTATGACCCTAAGAAACGCATTTCAGCTTCTGAAGCCCTTG AACATCCATGGATGAAGGAAGGTGGTGAAGCATCTGACAAGCCTCTAGACAATGCTGTTTTAATTAGGATGAAACAGTTCAGAGCAATGAACAAGATGAAGAAACTTGCCTTAAAG GTAATAGCAGAAAACCTGTCAGAGGAGGAAATCAAGGGGTTGAAACAAATGTTCAACAACATGGACACTGATCGCAGTGGCACAATCACATATGAAGAACTAAAATCTGGATTGTCCAAACTGGGATCCAAGCTTAGTGAATCTGAAATAAAACAGCTAATGGACGCT GCTGATGTTGACAAGAGTGGAACTATTGACTATCACGAATTTATTACTGCCACTATAAATCGGCATAAACTTGAAAAGGAAGAGAATTTGTTCAAGGCTTTTCAATACTTTGACAAGGATAACAGCGG TTATATAACAAGAGATGAACTTAGACATGCTTTGACTGAATATCACCTGGGAGATGAAGCGGCTATAGATGAAGTCATCGATGATGTGGACACTGACAAT GATGGAAGGATTAATTACCAGGAGTTTGTAGCTATGATGAGAAAGGGGACACTTGATCATGATGAGAAAGAGAAACCACGATAA
- the LOC130721314 gene encoding uncharacterized protein LOC130721314: MDLQDFLIRARVLKLFRQALRIAGRAPSSARAELRQTVRQEMENNRNCNDKQRIRYLISDGLERLKRLDEMLDMQGH, from the exons ATGGATCTTCAGGACTTCCTTATCCGGGCTCGAGTCTTGAAGCTATTCCGACAGGCATTGAGAATTGCTGGTCGAGCCCCTTCTTCTGCTAGAG CTGAATTGAGACAGACAGTTAGACAGGAGATGGAAAATAATCGAAACTGCAATGACAAGCAAAGGATTCGTTACTTGATTAGTGATGGATTGGAAAGATTGAAACGATTGGATGAAATGCTTGATATGCAAGGTCATTGA
- the LOC130720419 gene encoding uncharacterized protein At1g76070-like, giving the protein MEKEKQSSKLKNKFSKITAAISVTFQNPPFSPSRVVNKSHHGSSRGFSSSPLVPKVGGNETQQEPTSPTISCMGQIKHKKMQMKKSRSLSVALSSHMRSDDDAGSSSGPRLVKNSKQSASSRFQRMLMFKPPKPEKSGSVGGGGSSAAVGDEGSGKIIGPPLGEMRRFASGRDSFASFDWKAQVAPDEIEQQRDCYTDEKRRDTVNNTFSGPILGGFQANLQQRKEINLWKRRTTAQPRPLQLKPVLTAR; this is encoded by the coding sequence ATGGAGAAAGAGAAACAGTCGTCTAAGCTGAAGAACAAGTTCTCGAAGATCACAGCTGCAATCAGTGTGACATTTCAAAACCCTCCTTTCAGCCCAAGCAGGGTAGTTAATAAATCTCATCATGGCAGCAGCAGGGGATTCTCTAGCAGCCCTCTGGTGCCAAAGGTAGGGGGAAACGAAACTCAACAAGAGCCCACATCGCCGACAATATCATGTATGGGACAGATCAAGCACAAGAAGatgcagatgaagaaatctAGAAGCTTATCGGTGGCGCTGTCTTCACACATGAGATCAGACGATGACGCTGGATCTTCATCAGGTCCGAGATTAGTTAAGAATAGTAAGCAGAGTGCTTCTTCCAGGTTTCAGAGGATGTTGATGTTTAAGCCGCCAAAACCTGAGAAATCTGGTTCTGTCGGCGGCGGCGGTTCATCTGCTGCGGTTGGTGATGAAGGATCGGGGAAAATCATAGGGCCGCCGTTGGGTGAGATGAGACGATTCGCGAGTGGGCGTGATAGTTTTGCGAGCTTCGATTGGAAGGCACAGGTGGCGCCTGATGAGATTGAGCAGCAGAGAGATTGCTACACggatgaaaagagaagagatacAGTTAATAATACTTTTTCTGGACCTATTTTGGGAGGTTTTCAAGCAAACCTGCAGCAGCGGAAGGAGATTAATCTGTGGAAGAGGAGAACCACGGCACAACCGAGGCCACTTCAATTGAAACCAGTGCTTACAGCCAGAtga
- the LOC130718535 gene encoding glutathione S-transferase-like has product MGTQACTTRTRVEQCLEMATPVKVYGPALSTAVSRVLACLHEKDTQFQLIPINMSKREHKNPDFLKIHPFGQVPAFEDEDISLFESRAICRYICEKHKEKGNKELYGTNPLAKASIDQWLEAEGQSFNPPSSTLVFQLAFAPRMKIPQDEGAIKQNQEKLAKVLDVYDKRLGETRFLAGDEFSLADLSHLPNIHYLVSADADTASLFTSSSRNNVSRWWSDISSRDSWIKTVDLQRAR; this is encoded by the exons ATGGGCACCCAAGCATGCACCACAAGAACAAGAGTAGAGCAGTGTTTAGAAATGGCGACGCCAGTGAAAGTGTACGGACCAGCCTTATCCACCGCCGTGTCGAGGGTGTTGGCATGTCTCCACGAGAAAGACACCCAATTCCAACTCATCCCAATCAACATGTCCAAAAGGGAACACAAAAACCCTGATTTCCTCAAGATTCATCCCTTTGGCCAAGTACCAGCATTTGAGGATGAGGACATTTCCCTCTTCG AATCGAGAGCGATATGCAGGTACATTTGTGAGAAACACAAGGAGAAAGGGAACAAGGAACTGTACGGAACGAACCCGTTGGCAAAGGCCTCCATAGATCAGTGGTTGGAGGCAGAAGGCCAGAGCTTCAACCCACCTTCTTCAACTCTGGTATTTCAGCTCGCATTTGCTCCGCGGATGAAGATTCCGCAGGATGAAGGAGCGATCAAGCAGAACCAGGAGAAGCTTGCGAAAGTGCTTGATGTCTACGATAAGAGGCTCGGAGAGACACGTTTCTTGGCAGGGGATGAGTTCTCTCTGGCTGATCTTTCTCATCTTCCGAATATTCACTATCTGGTCTCTGCGGATGCCGACACCGCTTCCCTCTTCACTTCTTCCTCTAGGAACAACGTCTCCAGGTGGTGGTCTGACATCTCCTCCCGTGACTCCTGGATCAAAACCGTTGATCTGCAACGAGCTCGTTGA